The DNA segment CATCCACTTGCCCTTCACTTCGAGCTCGAAGTCGCAGCTGGCAGATCCCATGCTGGCGACGGCGTCTACGTACACGCCGGCCGCGTTATCAAGAAACACGGTGACGTTGCCGGCGCCCGTTTCGAGGCGAGAATCTTCTTCGGGCTGGCGCACGATGTAGGCAGTGATGTTGCCCGCACCGGTATTCGCGCGAACCGAGCCTTCCACGTCACGAAGGTCGACATTGCCGGCGCCTGTGTTGACATCGACATGATTGCTGCCGCCTTCGATGGCGATATTGCCGGCGCCCGTCGTGATGTCAATCGTGCCCATCACCCGTTCCATCGTGATGTTGCCGGCGCCCGTCTTGCCCGACACATCGCCTTCGAGGCGGCCTACATCCACATTGCCCGCGCCGGACTCAAATTCGACGTTATAGTCGAACGGCACCTCCACTTTTACGCGGATTTTGAGGTG comes from the Rhodothermales bacterium genome and includes:
- a CDS encoding DUF4097 family beta strand repeat-containing protein encodes the protein MRLIGYLVVGLLLTVVSVDRPAVASICEGQDITDTVKETFKVRPGGTLHIELDYGNIEVVTSSGDRVVVELERTVRVRDEDEARSILDRYHEYAIEQDGDDVSVESRYQAGGSRWGGNNRNHLKIRVKVEVPFDYNVEFESGAGNVDVGRLEGDVSGKTGAGNITMERVMGTIDITTGAGNIAIEGGSNHVDVNTGAGNVDLRDVEGSVRANTGAGNITAYIVRQPEEDSRLETGAGNVTVFLDNAAGVYVDAVASMGSASCDFELEVKGKWMTKSFEGEINGGGPDLFMRAGVGNVSLRRR